One segment of Curtobacterium poinsettiae DNA contains the following:
- the cls gene encoding cardiolipin synthase, translating to MEHWLSVVITVLLVLLDLAIRVFSIIYVPINRKPQTATAWLLAIFLIPYIGFIVFLVIGSTKLPRARREKQTEINAYILEQTEGIERVRRDHPWPAWLESVTRLNRELGAMPLVGGNSAELYPDSEESIAEMTRAIDQSRRFVHVEFYIATLDDTTRPFFEALERAQARGVTVRFLLDHWASRGYPGYKDTLAFMDQAGIEWHLMLPLLPLQGKFQRPDLRNHRKIMVIDGSVAFTGSQNLIDASYDIKSHVEKGMVYKDLFARFEGPVVAGLNALFVTDWYSETDELLLRESDPVQRADRGDALDCQVVPSGPGFDGENNLRLFNALLYSAQQKVSITSPYFVPDDSMLYAITTTAQRGVDVELFVGEMGDHAMTWHAQRSYYEELLRAGVRIWLYRAPTILHAKHFTIDDEVSVIGSSNMDMRSFSLNLEVSVMVRGHRFVDALREVQDAYKEHSFELTLDEWIDRPRRSKVLDNAARLTAALQ from the coding sequence GTGGAGCACTGGCTCAGCGTCGTCATCACCGTCCTGCTCGTCCTGCTGGACCTGGCGATCCGCGTCTTCTCGATCATCTACGTCCCGATCAACCGGAAGCCGCAGACCGCGACGGCGTGGCTGCTCGCGATCTTCCTCATCCCCTACATCGGCTTCATCGTCTTCCTGGTCATCGGGTCGACGAAGCTCCCCCGCGCCCGTCGCGAGAAGCAGACCGAGATCAACGCGTACATCCTCGAGCAGACGGAGGGCATCGAGCGGGTCCGCCGTGACCACCCGTGGCCCGCGTGGCTCGAGAGCGTCACGCGGCTGAACCGCGAGCTCGGCGCGATGCCGTTGGTCGGCGGCAACTCCGCGGAGCTCTACCCCGACTCCGAGGAGTCCATCGCCGAGATGACCCGCGCGATCGACCAGTCCCGACGGTTCGTGCACGTCGAGTTCTACATCGCGACGCTCGACGACACCACACGCCCGTTCTTCGAGGCGCTCGAGCGGGCGCAGGCCCGAGGGGTCACGGTGCGGTTCCTGCTCGACCACTGGGCCAGCCGTGGTTACCCGGGCTACAAGGACACGTTGGCGTTCATGGACCAGGCGGGCATCGAGTGGCACCTGATGCTGCCGCTCCTGCCGCTCCAGGGGAAGTTCCAGCGCCCCGACCTCCGCAACCACCGGAAGATCATGGTGATCGACGGCTCGGTCGCGTTCACCGGCTCGCAGAACCTGATCGACGCGTCGTACGACATCAAGTCCCACGTCGAGAAGGGCATGGTCTACAAGGACCTGTTCGCCCGGTTCGAGGGGCCGGTCGTCGCGGGGCTCAACGCCCTGTTCGTCACCGACTGGTACAGCGAGACCGACGAACTGCTGCTGCGCGAGAGCGATCCCGTCCAGCGGGCCGACCGCGGCGACGCGCTCGACTGCCAGGTGGTGCCGTCCGGGCCCGGGTTCGACGGCGAGAACAACCTGCGCTTGTTCAACGCGCTGCTCTACTCGGCGCAGCAGAAGGTCTCGATCACGTCGCCGTACTTCGTGCCGGACGACTCGATGCTCTACGCCATCACCACGACGGCGCAGCGCGGGGTCGACGTCGAGCTGTTCGTCGGCGAGATGGGCGACCACGCGATGACGTGGCACGCACAGCGCTCCTACTACGAGGAGCTCCTGCGTGCCGGCGTGCGGATCTGGCTGTACCGGGCGCCGACGATCCTGCACGCCAAGCACTTCACGATCGACGACGAGGTGTCGGTGATCGGCTCGAGCAACATGGACATGCGGTCGTTCAGCCTGAACCTCGAGGTGTCCGTGATGGTGCGCGGGCACCGCTTCGTCGACGCCCTGCGCGAGGTGCAGGACGCCTACAAGGAGCACAGCTTCGAACTCACGCTCGACGAGTGGATCGACCGTCCGCGCCGGTCCAAGGTGCTCGACAACGCCGCGCGGCTCACGGCGGCGCTGCAGTAG
- a CDS encoding inositol monophosphatase family protein codes for MASDPTPSQFADLAESIARDAAALAARRRAEGVEVADRKSSIVDVVTAADREVEALIRARIAEARPDDAFHGEESGSASGASGITWVVDPIDGTVNYLYGSAEYGVSIGVVRGAPDPTTWEPIAGVVVAPATGAVFRAAVGQGATRDGEPLSVATPGSLAETLVATGFGYTADRRREQIAVLAGLIGEVRDIRRGGAASLDCCAVGAGVVDAYYERGINPWDMAGGALVAQEAGAAIRIWEAGGTRSFLFASPAVVDELEALVRGLEAGALGAVRA; via the coding sequence ATGGCATCCGATCCCACACCGTCCCAGTTCGCCGACCTCGCCGAGTCGATCGCCCGTGACGCAGCGGCGCTGGCTGCACGGCGCCGCGCCGAGGGGGTCGAGGTCGCGGACCGGAAGTCGAGCATCGTCGACGTGGTCACGGCCGCCGACCGCGAGGTCGAGGCGCTCATCCGCGCCCGCATCGCCGAGGCTCGCCCCGACGACGCCTTCCACGGCGAGGAGTCCGGCTCGGCCTCCGGCGCCTCGGGCATCACCTGGGTCGTGGACCCGATCGACGGCACCGTCAACTACCTGTACGGCAGCGCCGAGTACGGCGTGAGCATCGGTGTGGTGCGCGGGGCACCCGACCCGACGACCTGGGAACCGATCGCGGGTGTCGTCGTGGCGCCGGCGACGGGCGCCGTCTTCCGCGCGGCCGTCGGCCAGGGAGCGACGCGTGACGGGGAGCCGTTGTCCGTCGCCACGCCCGGGTCGCTCGCCGAGACGCTCGTCGCCACCGGGTTCGGGTACACGGCCGACCGTCGCCGGGAGCAGATCGCGGTGCTCGCCGGACTCATCGGCGAGGTGCGGGACATCCGCCGTGGGGGAGCGGCGTCGCTCGACTGCTGCGCCGTCGGGGCGGGCGTCGTGGACGCGTACTACGAGCGCGGGATCAACCCGTGGGACATGGCCGGTGGAGCCCTCGTCGCGCAGGAGGCCGGCGCGGCGATCCGCATCTGGGAGGCCGGAGGGACCCGCTCCTTCCTGTTCGCGAGCCCGGCGGTCGTCGACGAGCTCGAGGCCCTGGTTCGTGGGCTCGAGGCGGGTGCGCTCGGAGCCGTGCGGGCCTGA
- a CDS encoding YajQ family cyclic di-GMP-binding protein produces MADSSFDVVSKVDKMEAENALNQAAKEIEQRYDFKGADASVAFSGEDVLIKANSEERAKAVLDVLQSKVIKRNISLKSLDAGDPYPSGKEYRIEVKFKNGIEQDVAKKIGAFLRANAPKSVKSQIQGDELRVSSKSRDDLQNTIQLLKGEEFDVPLQFINFR; encoded by the coding sequence ATGGCAGACAGTTCCTTCGACGTGGTGAGCAAGGTCGACAAGATGGAGGCGGAGAACGCCCTCAACCAAGCGGCCAAGGAGATCGAGCAGCGGTACGACTTCAAGGGTGCCGACGCCTCGGTCGCGTTCAGCGGCGAGGACGTCCTCATCAAGGCGAACTCGGAAGAGCGGGCCAAGGCGGTCCTCGACGTGCTGCAGAGCAAGGTGATCAAGCGGAACATCAGTCTGAAGAGCCTCGACGCCGGTGACCCGTACCCCTCGGGCAAGGAGTACCGCATCGAGGTGAAGTTCAAGAACGGCATCGAGCAGGACGTGGCGAAGAAGATCGGGGCCTTCCTGCGCGCCAACGCCCCGAAGTCGGTGAAGAGCCAGATCCAGGGCGACGAGCTCCGCGTCTCGTCGAAGAGCCGTGACGACCTGCAGAACACGATCCAGCTCCTCAAGGGTGAAGAGTTCGACGTCCCGCTGCAGTTCATCAACTTCCGCTGA